In Panicum virgatum strain AP13 chromosome 4N, P.virgatum_v5, whole genome shotgun sequence, a single window of DNA contains:
- the LOC120671162 gene encoding uncharacterized protein LOC120671162, whose translation MPLSCFARRGGGEPSPAPASSSATSVYWTHLGAVTLTWSRAPIGLLLAAELRLAGDGDGDDAAPARFALRPWLPWRRRGCKRFCLPGGRAVAFSWDLSRARFAAAGRRPEPASRYSLHVSVDGELALAVGDGARPAASAGFLLSRRENAVVADGPGEAYATTVDVAGEVHEVSLAVEDSAMWVAIDGEKALQVRRLRWKFRGSERLDLPRGRVRVTWDLHGWLFSPDAAAVFVLRFEASDADEDDDRDAEEYAGAHTPARQSSFSNRHASGGGESWCSSDSDRKGWRRGPFRSGSDTSPTVSVASTSATSSAGSVATVSQWAAAEEAVALKDGGGFSLVVQLWKKRR comes from the coding sequence ATGCCGCTCTCCTGCttcgcccgccgcggcggcggcgagccctccccggcgccggcgtcctCCTCGGCGACGTCCGTCTACTGGACGCACCTCGGCGCCGTCACGCTGACGTGGTCCCGCGCGCCGATCGGCCTGCTCCTGGCCGcggagctccgcctcgccggggacggcgacggcgacgacgcggcgCCCGCGCGGTTCGCGCTCCGGCCGTGGCTCccatggcgccggcgcgggTGCAAGCGGTTCTGCCTGCCGggcggccgcgccgtcgcctTCTCGTGGGACCTCTCTCGCgcgcgcttcgccgccgccgggcgccggccggAGCCCGCGTCCCGGTACTCGCTGCACGTCTCGGTGGACGGCGAGCTCGCGCTGGCCGTCGGGGACGGCGCGCGGCCCGCCGCGTCCGCGGGGTTCCTCCTCTCCCGCCGGGAGAacgccgtcgtcgccgacggCCCCGGCGAGGCCTACGCGACGACGGTCGACGTCGCGGGCGAGGTGCACGAGGTgtccctcgccgtcgaggactCCGCCATGTGGGTCGCCATCGACGGCGAGAAGGCCCTCCAGGTGCGCCGCCTCCGGTGGAAGTTCCGCGGCAGCGAGAGGCTGGACCTCCCGCGCGGGCGCGTCCGCGTCACGTGGGACCTCCACGGCTGGCTCTTCTCCCCCGACGCGGCCGCCGTCTTCGTCCTCCGCTTCGAGGCCTCCGACGCGGACGAAGACGACGACAGGGACGCCGAGGAATACGCGGGCGCGCACACGCCGGCGAGGCAGAGTTCGTTCAGCAACCGCcacgcaagcggcggcggcgagagctgGTGCAGCAGCGACAGCGACAGGAAGGGGTGGAGGCGCGGCCCCTTCAGGTCGGGCTCGGACACGTCGCCGACGGTGTCGGTGGCGTCGACGTCTGCCACGTCGTCGGCCGGCAGCGTGGCGACGGTGTCGCAGTGGGCGGCCGCCGAGGAGGCCGTGGCGCTGAAGGACGGCGGTGGGTTCTCCCTCGTGGTCCAGCTCTGGAAGAAGAGGAGATAA
- the LOC120670336 gene encoding deSI-like protein At4g17486, producing MGSSAGNTPTARPPRQARCGGGAGEASPSTPVFLNVYDVTPANGYARWLGLGVYHSGVQVHGVEYAYGAHDGASSGIFEVVPRQCPGYAFRESVLVGATELTRAEVRALMAELAADFPGDAYNLVSRNCNHFCDAACRRLVARARIPRWVNRLAKIGVAFTCVIPGNGRAVRRKGDRPSAAAIRSRSARQEPAPAPPRPRAFFRSLSVGGRRNLAAPLPLPASPPASPPPPPPASTSTSSESTT from the exons ATGGGCTCCTCGGCCGGCAACACCCCGACGGCGCGGCCCCCGCGGCAggcgcgctgcggcggcggcgcgggcgaggcgtcgccgtcgacgcccgtcttCCTCAACGTCTACGACGTCACCCCCGCCAACGGCTACGCGCGCTGGCTCGGCCTCGGCGTCTACCACTCCGGCGTCCAAG TCCATGGGGTGGAGTACGCGTACGGCGCGCACGACGGCGCCAGCAGCGGGATCTTCGAGGTGGTGCCGCGGCAGTGCCCCGGGTACGCGTTCCGGGAGTCGGTGCTGGTGGGCGCGACGGAGCTCACCCGCGCGGAGGTGCGCGCGCtcatggcggagctcgccgccgactTCCCGGGGGACGCCTACAACCTGGTGTCCCGCAACTGCAACCACTTCTGCGacgccgcgtgccgccgcctcgtcgcccgCGCCCGCATCCCGCGCTGGGTCAACCGCCTCGCCAAGATCGGGGTCGCCTTCACCTGCGTCATCCCGGGCAACGGCCGCGCCGTGCGCCGCAAGGGCgaccgcccctccgccgccgccatccgcagCCGCTCCGCGCGGCAGGAgcccgcccccgcgccgccgcggccgagggCGTTCTTCCGGTCCCTCTCCGTCGGCGGGCGCAGGAACCTGGCCGCGCCCCTGCCGCTgcccgcctccccgccggcctcgcccccgccgccgccgcccgcctcgacATCAACGTCGTCGGAGTCCACCACgtag